The Stieleria maiorica genome includes the window CGCACTCGCTCCCGAAATCGCCGGCATCCAATACCGCTACGGTTTACTGTTGTACTTGGACGGCCAGCTGGACGCGGCGCTGGAGCAGCTGGAGAAAGCGGCCCGGCTGGAGCCGGAAAACCAGGATTTCCAGACCGCAGTCATGTTGCTGAAAGAAAAGATGGACGGCGCGCAATAGTACCCACACGGACGACGGGGGCTGCGCCAGACAGTAAAACTGAACTGAGATCATCCGGTTCGCACACGTGACCGGTTTTTCTTAGCCGACTGCAGAAATCGGGTAAGAAGATTTTTGGGGTAAGAAAATGATGAAGTGCAGCATCCATTCGGTTCCGCCAATCTTCCTACCTCCAAAATCTTCCTACCTCTCCACTTGCGATGACGTCCCGTCCAGGTCGTCGCACAAGATTCCCCCGCACGACCGCCCGGAAGGGGCTGTCGTACACGGGTGTCCCTCCGCCTACAATCGAGTTCCCCATCTTCGCCCCCACGAGGCCATCGATGATCGCGCTGCTGAAATCGCTGCAACAAAAATGGAACGATTGGTGTGGCGATCGCGAAATGGAACTGGAGATCCGAAAACACTTGACCAAGAACGGTTATTATGGCGGCACGGCCAAGTTCAAGAACGTGCGTCTGGTGGCCGTCCAGCGTCCCGGTTGGTTACAAGTCTTTCGTTTCGAAGCGACGGCCCGGCGTCAGGCCGAAGAAACCGATGGACCGGAACCCGAGGCGGTCTACGACGACCTGCACGGATTGGTCCGCGACGATATCCGTCACAAAACCACCTCCGTGCGGGTCTTTCGCGACCCGGCCGAGCGGAGAGAATTGTTTCTCCGCTGGAGTGAGGATTTGATCCGGTTGCGCGGAGCCCAGGGGTTGATCGACCCCTGAATCTCACTGGATTTACGTCATTGACGATGCGTTCCAACAGTCGCCGTGTTCTCCGAACTCGGCGCACGCAAACGCGAAGCGTTTCCCCCGCCGACCTCGGAGAGGACGGCGACTGTCCGCCCAAACCGAACACGAAGCTGCGGTATACGACGAGCGGTCTACCACGAAAACGCGTTCTGATATGATCTACGACAACACGCTGTCGACCACCGAACAGGCTGTCGGTACCACGTGTCTCCCACATAGCCAGAAAACCTTGATTGAAATACCGATGCGACAACTCGCTTTCCTGCTGCTGCTGACCCTTCCCGCCAGCTTCCTTGCCGCTCAACCACCGGCCGACCCGTCAGCCGATCCGTCGGCCGAGCTGTCTCCCGCAAAGGAAGCGGAATTGATCAGCGACGCGCGACAAATCACCTTTGACGGGCGACGCGCCGGCGAAGGCTACTTCAGCCGCGACGGAAAACGCATGGTGTTTCAAAGCGAGCGTGATCCGGCCAACCCGTTCTACCAAATCTTTGTGATGGATCTGGAAACCGGAGACCTGGATCAAGTCTCCCCCGGCCACGGCAAGACGACATGCGCCTGGATCCACCCCGACGGCGATCGCGTGTTGTTTTCCAGCACCCACCATGACGAAACGTCGGTCGAAAAACAAAACGAGCTGCTGGAACTGCGGCGCAGCGGCAAACAACCGCGATACTCCTGGGACTATGACCCCGAGTTCGAAATCTACGAACGATTGGCCGACGGATCGTACAACCGGATCACCGACGCGCAGGGCTATGACGCCGAAGGCAGCTACAGCCCCGACGGGACTCAAATCGTTTTTGCGTCCAATCGCGCCGCGTATACCGAATCGCTCTCGCAGCGCGACGCCGAGTTGCTGAAGACCGACAAGTCCTACTTCATCGATCTGTACATCATGGATGCCGACGGATCGAATGTTCGACGGTTGACCGATGTCCGCGGGTACGACGGCGGCCCATTCTTTTCGCCCGACGGAAAACGCATCTGCTGGCGACGGTTTTCCGAAGACGGGACGACGGCGGAGATTTACACGATGGCCAGTGACGGGACCGACGTCCGCCGGCTGACCGAGATCAACGCGATGAGTTGGGCGCCGTTCTACCATCCCAGCGGTGACTACTTGATCTTCACCACCAACCGTCATGGCTTCGGCAACTTTGAACTTTACTGCGTCCGCGCCGACGGCCAAGGGCAACCGGTCCGCGTGACCTGCACCGATGGCTTTGACGGGCTGCCCGTTTTCCTGCCCGGCGGCGATCGGATGGCCTGGACCAGCAATCGCACCCCCGAAAAACGCTCCCAGATCTTTCTGGGCAACTGGAACGACGCCGAGATTCGCAAGCGGCTGGGATTGACCGATTCGGAATCGGAGGATCGGCTGGCGGCGCTCAGCGCGGCCGAAACCACGTCGCCGCAATTCACCCCCGCCGACATCGCCCGCCACGTCGATTACTTGACGCGGCCCGAACTGGAAGGCCGATTGACCGGCACCGAAGGCGAACGTCGGGCGACGGCCTACGTTGCCGCCTATCTGGAAAGTCTGGGGTTTGTTCCCGCCGGCGAGTCGGGAACGTTCTTTGACGAATTCGAATTCCCCGCCGGCTGTTCGCTGACCGACAACAATTCGCTGGTGATCGGTGACCACACGGCGACGCTGGATAAAGATTGGCGTCCGCTTTCCTTTTCCGCCGACGGATCTTTGGATGCCACCGAAGTCATCTTTGCCGGCTACGGGATGCGTGTGCCGGCCAGCGAGGATGCGCCGGAATACGACAGCTATGTCCATTTGAATGTCGCGGGCCGCTGGGTGATGGTGTTTCGTGATCTGCCCCAGGACATCACGCCCGAGCGACGGCAGCAACTGGCCCGTTTCAGTTCCCCGCGACGCAAGGCGACCTTCGCCCGCGACATGGGGGCCAAGGGGATCATTTTCGTCGCCGGACCGACCAGCAAGGTCCAAAACGAGCTGATCCGGTTTGATTCCACCGCCTCGGCCGGCGTCAGCATCGCCGCCATCTCGATCACCAACGCGATGGCCGCCAAACTGTTCTCCGACGCCGACGGAGATTTGAAAGAACAGCAGTCGCAACTCGACGACGGTTCGCTGGCGATGGGGTACATCTTGGAAGGCGCCAAGGTCGCCACCACGATCGAGATCGAGCGGAAGACCGGAACCGGGCGAAACGTGATCGCGCGACTGCCCAGCGGCGACGACGCCGAACCGACTTACCCGTTCGTCATGCTGGGCGCCCACGTCGACCATTTGGGGCGCGGCGCCGGCAGCAATTCGCTGGCCAAGGACGACGAGCAGGACATGATCCATCAAGGCGCCGATGACAATGCATCGGGGGTCGCGGCGATGTTGGAAATCGCGCAATACCTGGCCGACGAACAACGGGCCGGACGCTTGAAAACCAAACGCGACCTGGTCGTTGCCGGCTGGAGTGGTGAGGAGCTGGGCCTGTTCGGATCCCAGGCGTTCATCGAATCGTTCCACACGCTTTATCCCGACGCACCCCAAGCGGAGGTCGACGAAGAAGCCGAGCGGGTGGCGCGGGCTCACGGGATGACGACCGATGCGGCATCACTGAATCCGGCGATCGCCGCCTACCTGAACTTGGACATGGTCGGCCGCTTGCGCGAGAAATTGGTGATCCAGGGGATCGGTTCGTCGCCGAAGTTCGAATCCTTGGTCAACCGCCGCAACGTCCCGGTCGGTCTTTCGCTGACCCTGGACAAAACCAGCACGCGATTGCCGACCGACGCGTCGGCGTTCGTCGCCCGCGACGTGCCCATCTTGTCGGCGTTCACCGGTGCCCACGAAGACTACCACACGCCCAGGGACACCAAAGAAAAGCTGAACTACCAGGGCGCGGCCGACACGGCGCGGTTATTCGCCTTGATCGCCCGCGGGATGCTCAGCGATGACTCGGTTCCCGAGTTCAAGCTGGATGAAGGCGAGCGGCAGGAAGAGGAAGTGCCGCGGGCGCGGCTGACCGCGTATTTGGGAACCGTGCCGGACTACGCCGCGGGCAAGATCAAGGGTTTGAAATTAAGCGGGGTTGCCGGTGACGGCCCGGCCGCCAAAGCGGGCCTCCAAGGCGGTGACGTGATCATCGAATTGGCCGGCAAGACGATCGAAGACATCTACGATTACACCTACGCCATCGAAGCGCTGAAGATCGGCGAGGAAGTCGGGATCACGGTGCGAAGAGGCGACCAAGAAGTCCAGCTCAAGATCACCCCCGCTTCCCGCGAGTGATTCCGCCGGCCGGCGCCGGTGTCGTGACGCGAGTCGTCTGCCGCAGCTTCCTCTTCGATTGGTCTGGACAGTCGTCGCTGTCTGCGATGTCGGCGCGGGGCAACGCTTCGCTTTTTCGGGTGCGCCGAGTTCGGAGAACACGGCGACCTTGATAGGTATCGTCAACGTGCCAATGGAACAACGCACTAGGTTTCCAATTCGTACTCTTTCAGCTTGCGCTGCAGCGTCCGCACGCTGATGCCCAGCAGTTCGGCGGATTGCGTCCGGTGGCCGCCGGTGTGTTCCAGCGTTCTGCGGATCGCTTCACGTTCAATTTCCGCCAGTGTCATGCCGGGTTGGATGATCGTCTGAGCGGATTCGGCGCCGATGATGTGGGGTGGCAGGTGTTTTTCGTCGATGATTTCGTCCAGCGTCAACACGATGATGCCCTCCAGCGTATTCCGCAGTTCGCGAACGTTACCGGGCCACTTGTAAGCCATCATCGCTTCCAGTGCGGGGGCCGAAATGTCTCGGACGGGCCGCTCGTTTTCGGTGGAGAGTTGATCGATGAAGTGGCGGATCAGCAGCGGGATGTCGTCCTTGCGTTCGCGCAGCGGCGGCAACGTCAATTCGACCACCTTGAGCCGAAAGTACAGATCCTCGCGGAACTCCTTGGATTGGACCTGCTGCAAGAGTTCTCGATTGGTCGCAGCGACCAGCCGCACATCGACATCAATTTCTCGGGACCCGCCGATCGGCATGACCGTGCGGTTTTCCAGTGCACGCAACAGCTTGGCTTGGAGTGCGAGATCCAATTCGCCGATTTCGTCGATGAACAGCGTGCCGCCGGCCGCCGTTTCAAACAAACCCTTGCGGTCGGAGCTGGCGCCGGTGAAGGCGCCTTTTTTGTGACCGAACAATTCGCTTTCGACCAGTGACTCCGGCAGCGCGGCACAGTTGACGGGGATCAGCGGTTTGCCCGCGCGGCGGCTCAGCCGGTGGATCGACCGCGCGACCAGCTCCTTTCCGGTGCCGCTTTCTCCGGTGATCAACACGGTGCTGCGGGTGTCCGCGACGAGACGGATTTTTTCGAACAGGGCGCGGATCGCGGCACTCGTTCCGATCATGTTGTCCAGCCCCTGTTGCTGGGTCAGCTGGGACTGTAGCGCCGCAATCTGCTCGGCCATCGCCCGGCGGCGGAGTGCCGCTTCGATCCGCTCGGTCAGCTCGCTCAGGTTCACCGGCTTGGGGATGAAATCATCGGCACCGGCTTTCAACGCCGCCACGGCCGCGTCGACGCTCTCGACATCCGAGACGACGATCACGATCGCGTGAGGCGCCTTCTGCTTGGCGATTTCCAACAGTGCCAATCCGTCGGTCTTGGGCATGTTTAAATCGGTGATGATCACCGCCACACCCTCGCCGATCAACTCGACCGCCGACTCGCCGTCGGGGACCGCCACCGGGTTGTAGCCGCGCCCGCCGAGCCAGCGGGCCATCGTCGCACGGCTTTGGGGGGCTTCGTCGACAATCAGGATTTTCCAGGCTCGTGATTCAGTCATCGTGCATCGCGGAAAGGAGATTCCAGGAGGGCGGGGGCATCGATTTCGAGGTGTCGTCCGGGAGATTAGCTACGCCGTGGCCCGCCACCGAGTTCGCAGGCGACTGTTCACCGGCGAAAAGTCGCCGGACAGTTTGTCCGCTCACCGCGACAAGTTGTAGCCAACTTGACGTGATCGGCCGCCGCGTCAGCGCCGATTTCGAAGGTCTTCGGCCTTCCGCCGATCGGCATAGAAATTGCCTTCAAGCAAACGTCGGCCTTTCGTCGACTCCCGGTCTCTGTGTTTCACAGCGTCAGTCATCAATCACCTTTCACCGCCTTCGAACCATGTCCAAATCAAACGGGACAAAGCGTCCCCCCAACGATCGGCTTGCGGCACTGCAGGAAACCTCCCTTGAAGAGGGGCGAAGTGAACGCGTGCGGATCTTGATGGCCACTCACCGGGCGGAGGCGTGTTTGACGGCGCCGGCGCCGGGGCGTGAATGGGATTGGAAGGACGGAGTGTACCAGGCGCTCAGTCTGTTGCGGGCGTCGCTCGGGGAGGCGCGTCAGCGAGGGGAATCGGCGGGCGGCTTGATTGCGGAATTGAAGGTCCCGGGCGGCAAGTACTACCACCGCGTGGACCGGCTGCAACAGGAGTTTGACGAGATGATTCGGCGTTGCGAGGCGACGATCGAGCACTTGCGATCCGAGGGCGCAGGCGAGTCGATTGACCACGCCGACATACGCCAGCGGGTCACGTGGCTGCTCACCTCGCTAAAGCACCACCAAGCCCGCGAGGCCGACCTGGTCTACGAAGCCCACGGCCTGGACCTCAGCATCGGCGATTAAACGGGCGCCGCCCAGTGTAGAGCCGTTGTCCCAACTGCTCCCCCGCGAATCTCCGATTCGCCCCACGGTCCCCCGCGACTCTCCCCTGTGCCGAGTGTAGAGCCGTTGTCCCAACTGCTCCCCCGCGAATCTCCGATTCGCCCCACAGTCCTCACGCTCCCCGTTCGACGTCCCTTCGAGAACGTCCACCCACGACAGCTTCCCCACCATCATTCTGCCATCCCCATCGCAACCGCGTGCGACGCTCGATCGCCTCGATCACAGCGATTCAAACTCAACGCGTCTTGAATCACCGTCGGGAGGGCCAGTGATCCGCACGCACCGGCGAGAGACCGTGTCATCAATGATCGTCTCAATCACGCCCACGGCGGCATCGATCGTCTGTGGCGTTCGTAGGAGCGCAAAATCCGGCCCGAGTTGTCCGAGCTGGAAGCGTTCCCCCGCGACAATAAGAGACAACTCCACTTTGGCCGAAAATGGAGCGTTCATGTTTCTGAGCACGTTGTTTCCCCTGCCGTTCACCGCTGGGTCACGACGCTCGCTGCGTCATGGAAAAAAGCATCCAGGTGCCCACAACGCATTGTAGCCAACGCGAGCACCTCCTCGGTGCGGCAACGAGGACATGCACGTTTGGAGCGCGGCAGGGCCGCGTCAAGACGGTGCCGACGCCGCCGTGCGGAGAGCTTCAATGAGGCCGCGCTCGTTGGGAGCGCGGAAGGATCGTTGCCGGTTCGGTTCGCGTGCCCCTGCGTTTTTGCTGTGGGGGCGTGGTCAAAAAATGGCGTGGTCAAAAAATGGTGGTGAATGGGCCGATGACATGCGATTCGAAGCGTTACAGTTTCTCAGTGAAGAGTCAGCCATCGACACCGGACCCCACCGGTTTTTCAGCAGCGGCAAGTGGCAAGACGTTCAACTTCTGGCGGCCGAGATCGTCAACGAGGCGATGCCGTCTGATTCGCCGCCGCACGTGATTCGTCAATTCAAGGAGTCGGGATTCATGGGCGATTCGCGGTTGTGGGGTCAAGAAATGGTGGTGGGGAGCTGGGGTTGGTGATGGTTCGCCCGGTGGCGGTCCGGTGGATCGCGGAAGGACGCCTCACGGGACCGACCGATTGGGCAGCGATGTGAAAAACGATTGCTCTCTCCACCTTGGGGCCTAGAGATGGTATAACCGAGGGGGTGGCTGCGAAGGCGACGATCCCCTCGCGGCGTTACTCATCAGACGTTTACCGATTGGGGGGCAACTCATGACGGACGCTGAGCAACCGGAGCGACACTCCCGCTTGAAGACGATCCGAGACGCA containing:
- a CDS encoding M20/M25/M40 family metallo-hydrolase, translating into MRQLAFLLLLTLPASFLAAQPPADPSADPSAELSPAKEAELISDARQITFDGRRAGEGYFSRDGKRMVFQSERDPANPFYQIFVMDLETGDLDQVSPGHGKTTCAWIHPDGDRVLFSSTHHDETSVEKQNELLELRRSGKQPRYSWDYDPEFEIYERLADGSYNRITDAQGYDAEGSYSPDGTQIVFASNRAAYTESLSQRDAELLKTDKSYFIDLYIMDADGSNVRRLTDVRGYDGGPFFSPDGKRICWRRFSEDGTTAEIYTMASDGTDVRRLTEINAMSWAPFYHPSGDYLIFTTNRHGFGNFELYCVRADGQGQPVRVTCTDGFDGLPVFLPGGDRMAWTSNRTPEKRSQIFLGNWNDAEIRKRLGLTDSESEDRLAALSAAETTSPQFTPADIARHVDYLTRPELEGRLTGTEGERRATAYVAAYLESLGFVPAGESGTFFDEFEFPAGCSLTDNNSLVIGDHTATLDKDWRPLSFSADGSLDATEVIFAGYGMRVPASEDAPEYDSYVHLNVAGRWVMVFRDLPQDITPERRQQLARFSSPRRKATFARDMGAKGIIFVAGPTSKVQNELIRFDSTASAGVSIAAISITNAMAAKLFSDADGDLKEQQSQLDDGSLAMGYILEGAKVATTIEIERKTGTGRNVIARLPSGDDAEPTYPFVMLGAHVDHLGRGAGSNSLAKDDEQDMIHQGADDNASGVAAMLEIAQYLADEQRAGRLKTKRDLVVAGWSGEELGLFGSQAFIESFHTLYPDAPQAEVDEEAERVARAHGMTTDAASLNPAIAAYLNLDMVGRLREKLVIQGIGSSPKFESLVNRRNVPVGLSLTLDKTSTRLPTDASAFVARDVPILSAFTGAHEDYHTPRDTKEKLNYQGAADTARLFALIARGMLSDDSVPEFKLDEGERQEEEVPRARLTAYLGTVPDYAAGKIKGLKLSGVAGDGPAAKAGLQGGDVIIELAGKTIEDIYDYTYAIEALKIGEEVGITVRRGDQEVQLKITPASRE
- a CDS encoding sigma-54-dependent transcriptional regulator, which codes for MTESRAWKILIVDEAPQSRATMARWLGGRGYNPVAVPDGESAVELIGEGVAVIITDLNMPKTDGLALLEIAKQKAPHAIVIVVSDVESVDAAVAALKAGADDFIPKPVNLSELTERIEAALRRRAMAEQIAALQSQLTQQQGLDNMIGTSAAIRALFEKIRLVADTRSTVLITGESGTGKELVARSIHRLSRRAGKPLIPVNCAALPESLVESELFGHKKGAFTGASSDRKGLFETAAGGTLFIDEIGELDLALQAKLLRALENRTVMPIGGSREIDVDVRLVAATNRELLQQVQSKEFREDLYFRLKVVELTLPPLRERKDDIPLLIRHFIDQLSTENERPVRDISAPALEAMMAYKWPGNVRELRNTLEGIIVLTLDEIIDEKHLPPHIIGAESAQTIIQPGMTLAEIEREAIRRTLEHTGGHRTQSAELLGISVRTLQRKLKEYELET